In a genomic window of Bacillus sp. E(2018):
- the essA gene encoding type VII secretion protein EssA, with translation MKLIKKILSAMILFLICIGPETVFAGASIRELAPNLYEENQIKESTEYLQEESLSGKKKRLPEEQKDLTFTKTADNQLENLQDDLFDQSVKVNNSTASKAKTMGLFAAGREETLAAADDEVQKSNTSGFSVSVIYSALIILGVAVLLALLIPGMRKNKSTINSHS, from the coding sequence ATGAAGCTTATTAAAAAGATTTTATCGGCCATGATACTTTTTCTTATATGCATTGGACCAGAAACAGTATTTGCAGGTGCAAGCATTAGAGAATTAGCGCCGAATTTATATGAAGAAAATCAGATAAAAGAGAGTACAGAATATCTTCAAGAGGAATCACTGTCTGGAAAGAAAAAGCGGCTTCCGGAAGAGCAGAAGGATTTAACATTTACGAAGACAGCCGATAACCAATTGGAAAATTTACAAGATGACTTGTTTGATCAATCTGTGAAGGTGAATAACAGTACTGCCTCAAAAGCTAAAACGATGGGACTTTTCGCTGCTGGAAGGGAAGAGACACTAGCAGCTGCAGATGATGAAGTGCAGAAGAGTAATACATCAGGATTTTCAGTATCAGTAATTTATTCAGCATTAATCATTTTAGGAGTTGCGGTTTTATTAGCACTACTCATCCCTGGTATGAGAAAAAACAAATCAACAATAAACAGTCATTCTTAA
- a CDS encoding LacI family DNA-binding transcriptional regulator has protein sequence MTNIRDIAKLAGVSVTTVSRVINNHPYVSEEKVTAVKSAMKKFNYHRNMNAVHLSKGKTQLIGVVVPFSNHPYFGLLIEGIANAALDHNYKLALIQTNYEETKEMEALRMLEDKQIDALIICSRICAWDVIESYSVYGPIVLCEDSRNNKISSTFIDHYKTFTMALHYLYKKGHQQIGYTIGRQTGTNSSQRDAAYKDFLKSKALSYEPNYIFTNCFDVEDGVNVAEHLLDLKNRPTALLVTSDQVAAGILTGCRETGLFVPDDLAIMSFDNQPISKVMHITTLEIPFVAVGKKLFQQALNGQEISHEEVQVRLIERKTV, from the coding sequence TTGACCAATATTAGAGATATCGCAAAGTTGGCTGGTGTTTCTGTTACGACAGTCTCCCGTGTAATCAATAATCATCCATATGTTAGCGAGGAAAAAGTAACAGCTGTTAAATCTGCAATGAAAAAATTTAACTATCACCGTAACATGAACGCCGTTCATTTGAGCAAAGGAAAAACCCAATTAATCGGTGTAGTTGTTCCGTTCTCTAACCACCCTTACTTTGGTTTATTGATTGAAGGAATCGCGAATGCCGCATTAGATCATAATTATAAGCTTGCTCTTATTCAAACGAACTATGAAGAAACAAAAGAAATGGAAGCTTTGAGGATGCTTGAAGACAAACAGATCGATGCACTGATTATCTGTTCGAGGATCTGTGCATGGGACGTCATTGAAAGTTACAGCGTGTATGGACCTATCGTCCTTTGTGAAGATTCAAGAAACAATAAGATTTCCTCTACATTTATTGATCATTATAAAACATTTACCATGGCTCTCCATTATTTATACAAAAAAGGGCATCAACAGATCGGCTATACGATCGGAAGGCAGACAGGTACTAACAGCAGCCAGAGAGATGCTGCTTATAAAGATTTCTTAAAAAGCAAGGCCTTAAGTTATGAACCAAATTACATCTTCACAAATTGTTTTGATGTTGAAGATGGTGTTAACGTAGCAGAGCACCTATTGGACTTGAAAAATCGTCCGACCGCTCTACTTGTCACGAGTGATCAGGTAGCTGCAGGAATCTTAACAGGTTGCAGAGAAACAGGCCTATTTGTACCTGATGACCTCGCAATCATGAGCTTTGATAATCAGCCCATCTCAAAAGTTATGCATATTACAACACTTGAAATCCCGTTTGTAGCAGTTGGCAAAAAACTTTTTCAACAAGCATTGAACGGTCAGGAAATATCACATGAAGAGGTTCAGGTCCGATTGATTGAGAGGAAGACGGTTTAG
- a CDS encoding threonine/serine exporter family protein, giving the protein MEMEKQETYDIMAVCLLAGKIMLQSGAETYRVEDTMMRIASSFGAYQSHPYVTPTGILFSVEGNEPTKTKLIRIVERTTDLEKVAQVNGISRRISAGEFTIEEAYKELKKIGESGSPYSLWIHVLAAAVSSGCFLIMFQGEWRDFFPAFITGGLGFLSLLYFHQLVPIKFFSEFSASLLIGLQALFFVSTGIGGELDKIIIGSVMPLVPGLLITNAVRDLMAGHLISGLAKGADAFLTAFAIGAGIAVIFSFF; this is encoded by the coding sequence ATGGAAATGGAGAAACAAGAAACCTACGATATCATGGCAGTATGTCTTTTGGCAGGCAAAATTATGTTGCAAAGTGGAGCGGAGACGTACCGTGTGGAAGATACGATGATGCGTATCGCTTCTTCATTTGGTGCTTATCAGTCACACCCTTATGTAACACCGACGGGCATTCTTTTTTCTGTAGAAGGTAACGAGCCAACGAAGACAAAGTTGATTCGGATCGTCGAAAGAACAACAGATCTAGAAAAGGTCGCTCAAGTGAATGGTATATCACGAAGAATCAGTGCTGGTGAATTTACGATTGAAGAAGCATATAAAGAGTTAAAAAAGATTGGTGAATCAGGTTCTCCGTATTCTTTATGGATTCATGTTTTAGCAGCAGCCGTATCTTCAGGTTGTTTCTTGATCATGTTTCAAGGTGAATGGAGAGATTTTTTTCCTGCTTTTATTACAGGTGGCTTAGGGTTCTTGTCGCTTCTGTATTTTCACCAGCTTGTCCCGATAAAATTTTTCTCAGAGTTTTCTGCCTCTCTGTTAATTGGATTACAAGCTCTCTTCTTTGTCTCGACAGGGATAGGCGGCGAGTTGGACAAGATTATTATTGGATCAGTGATGCCTTTAGTACCTGGATTGCTCATTACGAATGCGGTTCGTGATTTAATGGCAGGACACCTTATTTCTGGCCTGGCTAAAGGTGCAGATGCTTTTTTAACAGCATTTGCGATAGGTGCAGGAATCGCTGTAATCTTTTCATTTTTTTAA
- a CDS encoding threonine/serine exporter family protein translates to MTIVEQIITSFIASAAFVIIFNGPKRSLFHCGLVGMIGWIFYFLLETNGVDMVLATVIASFTIAIASQYFAKKYKTPVIIYSVAGIIPLVPGGIAYNAMRSFVENDYNLAINLAAKAFMISGSIAIGLVFSEVINQIIRKSKLKTIVNKTH, encoded by the coding sequence ATGACAATTGTTGAACAGATCATTACAAGTTTTATAGCATCAGCAGCGTTTGTTATCATTTTTAATGGTCCAAAACGCTCCCTTTTTCACTGTGGTCTAGTAGGAATGATCGGTTGGATCTTTTATTTTTTATTAGAAACCAATGGTGTAGATATGGTATTAGCAACAGTTATCGCGTCGTTTACGATCGCAATCGCTTCGCAATACTTTGCCAAAAAGTATAAGACACCCGTTATTATCTATAGTGTAGCTGGGATCATTCCCTTAGTACCTGGTGGCATTGCATACAATGCAATGAGAAGCTTCGTCGAGAATGATTACAATCTTGCCATTAATCTAGCTGCTAAAGCCTTTATGATTTCAGGGTCTATTGCGATCGGTCTTGTTTTCTCTGAAGTCATCAACCAGATTATTCGAAAATCAAAGCTTAAGACGATTGTAAACAAAACGCACTAG
- a CDS encoding alanine/glycine:cation symporter family protein translates to MIYFCLGVGLLFSILTRFLQVRHFKEMIKLMMEGKSSKAGVSSFQALAIALSGRVGTGNIAGTATAIGFGGPGAVFWMWMIAFIGASSAFVESALAQVYKVKQDGEYRGGPAYYIEKGIGWKWYGIIFAFSALAAMSLLMPGVQSNSIAEGLDNAFNINPSITGIFLVVILAAIIFGGVKRIANVAQYVVPFMAIGYVLVSLIIVAFHIPQIPEVLSLIFRSAFSFDSAFGGIVGSAIMWGVKRGIYSNEAGQGTGAHPAAAAEVSHPAKQGLVQAFSVYIDTWLVCTATAFMILFTGMYNVQNEADKSFIVENIPNVEAGTAFTQEAIESVLPGFGSGFVAVSLFFFAFTTIMAYYYIAETNIAYLMRGRNSRIPMFLLKIVLLGTTYYGAIKTADIAWALGDLGLGIMVWLNLIAILILAKPALRVLKDYEEQKKAGLDPVFDSTKLGIKNAEYWEGGYKEAQGNNEEKVS, encoded by the coding sequence ATGATTTATTTTTGTTTAGGTGTAGGGCTATTATTTTCAATTTTAACGAGATTTTTGCAAGTTCGTCATTTTAAAGAAATGATCAAACTGATGATGGAAGGAAAAAGTTCTAAAGCAGGGGTTTCTTCTTTCCAAGCTTTGGCGATTGCTTTATCTGGACGTGTAGGAACAGGTAACATTGCAGGAACGGCAACAGCGATCGGCTTTGGTGGCCCTGGTGCGGTTTTCTGGATGTGGATGATTGCGTTTATCGGCGCTTCGAGTGCGTTTGTTGAATCAGCACTTGCGCAAGTTTATAAAGTAAAACAGGACGGGGAATATCGTGGTGGTCCTGCTTATTATATTGAAAAAGGGATAGGTTGGAAGTGGTACGGAATTATTTTTGCTTTTTCTGCTTTAGCAGCAATGTCATTACTCATGCCAGGTGTGCAGTCCAACTCCATTGCAGAAGGACTTGATAATGCTTTTAACATCAATCCGTCCATAACGGGTATTTTCTTAGTTGTCATTTTAGCCGCTATCATTTTTGGTGGTGTTAAAAGGATTGCCAATGTAGCGCAGTATGTTGTTCCATTTATGGCAATTGGTTATGTGCTTGTTTCACTTATCATCGTTGCTTTTCATATTCCTCAGATTCCTGAAGTCCTTTCTTTAATTTTCAGAAGCGCGTTCTCTTTTGATTCAGCATTTGGAGGAATTGTTGGTTCTGCGATCATGTGGGGAGTTAAGCGTGGAATCTATTCGAACGAAGCGGGTCAGGGTACTGGGGCTCACCCAGCTGCGGCTGCGGAAGTATCGCATCCTGCTAAACAAGGACTTGTACAAGCTTTCTCGGTATATATCGATACATGGCTTGTATGTACGGCAACCGCGTTTATGATTCTTTTTACAGGCATGTATAATGTTCAAAATGAAGCAGACAAGTCGTTTATCGTTGAGAACATTCCTAACGTAGAAGCAGGTACTGCTTTTACACAAGAGGCTATTGAATCTGTTCTACCTGGATTCGGTTCAGGTTTTGTAGCAGTTTCCCTATTTTTCTTTGCATTTACTACGATTATGGCGTACTACTATATTGCCGAAACGAATATTGCATACCTCATGAGAGGGCGTAATAGCAGAATACCGATGTTCTTGCTTAAAATTGTTTTGTTGGGAACGACGTATTATGGAGCGATAAAAACAGCCGATATAGCTTGGGCGCTAGGAGATCTTGGACTAGGAATCATGGTTTGGCTGAACTTGATTGCGATACTCATACTAGCAAAGCCAGCTCTTCGTGTGTTAAAAGATTACGAGGAGCAAAAGAAAGCTGGGCTTGATCCTGTGTTCGATTCGACCAAACTTGGTATAAAGAATGCTGAGTATTGGGAAGGCGGGTATAAAGAAGCACAAGGTAATAATGAAGAGAAAGTATCATAA